Proteins from a genomic interval of Sphingomonas sp. Y38-1Y:
- the rsmD gene encoding 16S rRNA (guanine(966)-N(2))-methyltransferase RsmD yields MRIIAGTDRGRPLVAPKGEATRPTADRVREALFSMLLSRVGSFEGLAVADLFAGSGALGLEALSRGAASCVFVEQDRAALDALKTNGAKLGRKLDVRAQSVLALGPVTTPLDVILMDPPYGTGAGMVALDRLARLGWAGPATWVSIETAKDEVVEVKGFAVDTSRNHGKARLTLLRAEG; encoded by the coding sequence ATGCGGATCATCGCCGGCACCGATCGCGGCCGCCCGCTGGTCGCGCCCAAGGGTGAAGCCACCCGCCCCACTGCCGATCGCGTTCGCGAGGCGCTGTTCTCCATGCTGCTCAGCCGGGTCGGCAGTTTCGAGGGGCTGGCGGTCGCCGACCTGTTCGCCGGCTCGGGCGCATTGGGACTCGAAGCACTTTCGCGCGGCGCGGCAAGCTGCGTGTTCGTCGAGCAGGATCGCGCTGCGCTCGACGCGCTCAAGACCAATGGCGCCAAGCTCGGCCGCAAGCTCGACGTGCGCGCGCAATCGGTGCTGGCGCTCGGCCCGGTGACGACGCCGCTCGACGTCATCCTGATGGATCCGCCCTATGGAACCGGCGCCGGCATGGTCGCGCTCGACCGGCTGGCACGGCTCGGCTGGGCGGGGCCGGCGACCTGGGTGAGCATTGAGACCGCGAAGGACGAGGTGGTCGAGGTGAAGGGCTTTGCGGTCGATACCTCGCGCAACCACGGCAAGGCACGGCTGACCCTGCTTCGCGCCGAGGGCTGA
- a CDS encoding pseudouridine synthase produces the protein MSKPTETHRIAKLLARAGIASRREIERMIEDRRIALNGVAIETPATILADLRGITVDGQPVAAPEPARLFRFHKPAGVLTAERDFSGRKTIYDMLPRDMPRVVPVGRLDLNTEGLLLLTTDGELKRALELPATKVKRTYRARAFGEISQAQLEDLIEGIEIEGVRYGSIDANLERRTGANVWVEMTLTEGKNREVRRVLEHLGLRVSRLIRTSYGPIPLADMPIGAVDEVRQHDLIQFRRELKLPADKRSDTPLVTRARPVRVEREEVAPERAPRWDAVGERPRRAPGAVRKREQPEFLETDRRRLPDRAAPAGRNAPRARPASNETAEPARPVRGKPRRTSDSKFGNPKPRAERPRNPGERTARNADGERAPGTLKPRAEGAARAERPANPRGAAARPQRNDRAAPTRGDRPATGTRSPRPGGKPRPSGPRKGPR, from the coding sequence GTGTCCAAGCCCACCGAAACGCATCGCATCGCAAAGCTGCTCGCCCGTGCCGGAATCGCGTCGCGGCGAGAGATCGAACGGATGATCGAGGATCGCCGCATCGCCCTGAACGGCGTCGCGATCGAAACGCCCGCGACGATCCTCGCCGACCTGCGCGGCATCACCGTCGATGGCCAGCCGGTCGCCGCGCCAGAGCCGGCGCGCCTGTTCCGCTTCCACAAGCCCGCCGGCGTGCTCACCGCCGAACGCGACTTCAGCGGGCGCAAGACGATCTACGACATGCTGCCGCGGGACATGCCACGCGTCGTCCCCGTCGGCCGCCTCGACCTCAACACCGAAGGGCTCTTGCTCCTCACCACCGACGGCGAACTGAAGCGCGCGCTGGAACTGCCGGCGACGAAGGTCAAGCGCACCTATCGCGCGCGCGCGTTCGGCGAGATCAGCCAGGCGCAGCTCGAGGATCTGATCGAGGGGATCGAGATCGAGGGCGTGCGCTATGGCTCGATCGACGCCAATCTCGAACGTCGCACCGGCGCCAATGTCTGGGTCGAAATGACGCTGACCGAAGGCAAGAACCGGGAGGTCCGCCGCGTCCTCGAACATCTCGGCCTGCGCGTCAGCCGGCTGATCCGGACCAGCTATGGGCCGATCCCGCTCGCGGACATGCCGATCGGCGCGGTCGACGAGGTTCGCCAGCACGACCTGATCCAGTTCCGCCGCGAGCTCAAGCTGCCGGCCGACAAGCGCAGCGACACGCCGCTGGTGACCCGCGCCCGCCCGGTCAGGGTCGAGCGCGAGGAAGTGGCACCCGAGCGCGCGCCGCGTTGGGACGCTGTCGGCGAGCGCCCCCGCCGCGCACCCGGCGCAGTTCGCAAGCGCGAGCAGCCCGAGTTCCTCGAAACCGACCGGCGCCGGCTTCCCGACCGGGCGGCACCAGCGGGCCGCAACGCACCTCGCGCCCGACCGGCCAGTAACGAAACGGCCGAGCCCGCGCGCCCCGTTCGGGGCAAGCCGCGCCGGACCAGCGACAGCAAGTTCGGCAACCCGAAGCCGCGTGCCGAACGACCGCGCAACCCGGGCGAGCGGACCGCCCGCAACGCGGATGGCGAGCGCGCCCCCGGCACGCTGAAGCCTCGCGCGGAAGGCGCCGCCCGGGCCGAGCGTCCCGCCAATCCCCGCGGCGCCGCCGCCCGACCGCAGCGGAATGACCGCGCTGCGCCGACCCGCGGCGATCGCCCGGCCACCGGCACCCGCTCGCCCCGCCCCGGCGGCAAGCCGCGACCCTCCGGGCCGCGCAAGGGGCCGCGCTGA
- a CDS encoding response regulator has translation MLFGRKKRRIARILIVEDEPLVAFDTEHYLSEAGFEVVATLDRVADAAMILASEAEIDLVLVDLNLADGSGIAVAEAAGSRGALVLFVTGNCPGEARSLAAGCLAKPYPQRDLLTAIDAVEKTLDGKAPKRLPQSFSLFQQAA, from the coding sequence ATGTTGTTCGGACGCAAAAAGCGGCGCATCGCACGGATCCTCATCGTCGAGGATGAGCCGCTGGTCGCGTTCGACACGGAGCATTACCTCAGCGAAGCCGGATTCGAGGTGGTCGCGACGCTGGACCGCGTGGCCGATGCGGCGATGATCCTGGCGAGCGAGGCGGAGATCGACCTGGTGCTCGTCGACCTCAACCTGGCCGACGGCAGCGGTATCGCGGTGGCGGAGGCGGCCGGATCGCGCGGCGCGCTGGTGCTGTTTGTCACCGGCAATTGCCCGGGCGAGGCGCGGTCGCTGGCGGCAGGCTGCCTCGCCAAGCCCTATCCGCAGCGCGACCTTCTCACCGCGATCGATGCGGTCGAGAAGACGCTCGATGGCAAGGCGCCGAAGCGTTTGCCGCAGAGCTTCAGCCTGTTCCAGCAGGCGGCTTAG
- the argJ gene encoding bifunctional glutamate N-acetyltransferase/amino-acid acetyltransferase ArgJ: MNRCPSPEVEWCRKALVLGRARALVVNAGNANAFTGNRGRAAVEAIAARVAGALSCQPSDVFVASTGVIGVPLPIDKAEAGLDAALAASVAGWEDAANAIATTDTFAKGASATAIVDGRTVTISGIVKGSGMIAPDMATMLGFVFTDAAVDPAFLQKALEDANEATFSCITVDGDTSTSDTVLAFATGKAGNRELSREDDVGADAFRAALAEVCRELAHLVVRDGEGASKFIRIDVDGAESDRSARVIAMSIANSPLVKTAIAGEDANWGRVVMAVGKAGEPAERDKLSIAFGGIEVAREGLVVEGYDEAPVAAHLRGDEIDIAVDLKLGEGRATVWTCDLTHGYIAINADYRS; encoded by the coding sequence ATGAACCGCTGCCCCTCGCCGGAGGTGGAATGGTGCCGGAAGGCGCTGGTGCTCGGTCGCGCGCGCGCGCTCGTCGTCAATGCGGGCAACGCCAACGCCTTCACCGGCAATCGCGGCCGCGCGGCGGTGGAGGCGATCGCGGCGCGCGTCGCGGGCGCGCTGTCCTGCCAGCCGTCCGACGTCTTTGTGGCTTCCACCGGCGTGATCGGAGTGCCGCTGCCCATCGACAAGGCGGAAGCGGGGTTGGATGCCGCTCTCGCTGCGTCTGTCGCCGGGTGGGAGGACGCCGCCAACGCGATCGCGACCACCGACACATTTGCCAAGGGCGCGTCGGCGACGGCGATCGTCGATGGGCGCACCGTCACGATCAGCGGGATCGTCAAGGGATCGGGCATGATCGCCCCCGACATGGCGACGATGCTGGGCTTCGTCTTCACCGATGCGGCGGTCGATCCAGCGTTCCTGCAAAAGGCGCTGGAGGATGCGAACGAGGCCACCTTCTCCTGCATCACCGTCGACGGCGACACCTCGACCAGCGACACCGTCCTCGCCTTTGCCACCGGAAAGGCCGGCAATCGCGAGCTGAGCCGCGAGGACGATGTCGGCGCGGATGCGTTCCGCGCGGCGCTCGCCGAGGTCTGCCGCGAGCTCGCGCACCTGGTCGTCCGCGACGGTGAGGGCGCATCGAAGTTCATCCGCATCGACGTCGACGGCGCCGAGAGCGATCGCAGCGCCCGCGTGATCGCGATGAGCATCGCCAACTCGCCCCTGGTCAAGACTGCGATCGCCGGCGAAGACGCCAATTGGGGCCGTGTCGTCATGGCGGTCGGCAAGGCCGGTGAACCCGCTGAGCGCGACAAGCTCTCGATCGCGTTCGGCGGAATCGAGGTCGCGCGCGAGGGCCTGGTCGTCGAGGGCTATGACGAGGCACCGGTCGCCGCCCATCTGCGCGGCGACGAGATCGACATTGCGGTGGACCTGAAGCTCGGCGAGGGCCGCGCGACGGTTTGGACCTGCGACCTGACCCACGGCTACATCGCCATCAACGCCGATTATCGGTCCTGA
- the pdhA gene encoding pyruvate dehydrogenase (acetyl-transferring) E1 component subunit alpha, with protein sequence MAKSPARGAQSDPQITNRERPAEPQRYEASKEELLDFYKQMLLIRRFEEKAGQLYGLGLIGGFCHLYIGQEAVAVGLQSALEVGKDSVITGYRDHGHMLAYGIDPKVIMAELTGRAAGISKGKGGSMHMFSTEHRFYGGHGIVGAQVSLGAGLAFKHKYAEDGGVCMAYFGDGAANQGQVYEAFNMAELWKLPIIFVIENNQYAMGTSVNRASSEDQLYKRGESFRIPGIQVDGMDVLACRGAAEEALAWVRGGKGPIILEMKTYRYRGHSMSDPAKYRSRDEVQSVRDKSDPIEAAKRELEKLGVTEADLKPLEQEIRKVVGEAADFAENAPEPETGELYTEVLVETY encoded by the coding sequence GTGGCCAAGTCACCGGCGCGCGGCGCCCAGAGCGATCCCCAGATTACCAATCGTGAGCGCCCCGCCGAGCCCCAGCGCTACGAAGCCTCGAAGGAGGAGCTGCTCGACTTCTACAAGCAGATGCTGCTGATCCGCCGCTTCGAGGAGAAGGCGGGACAGCTCTACGGCCTCGGCCTGATCGGCGGCTTCTGTCACCTCTATATCGGCCAGGAAGCGGTCGCGGTCGGGCTCCAGTCGGCGCTGGAGGTCGGCAAGGATTCGGTCATCACCGGATATCGCGACCACGGCCACATGCTCGCCTACGGCATCGATCCCAAGGTCATCATGGCCGAGCTGACCGGCCGCGCCGCCGGCATCAGCAAGGGCAAGGGCGGGTCGATGCACATGTTCTCGACCGAGCACCGCTTCTATGGCGGCCACGGCATCGTCGGCGCGCAGGTGTCGCTGGGCGCAGGCCTCGCGTTCAAGCACAAGTACGCCGAGGATGGCGGCGTCTGCATGGCCTATTTCGGCGACGGCGCGGCCAATCAGGGCCAGGTGTACGAAGCCTTCAACATGGCCGAGCTCTGGAAGCTGCCGATCATCTTCGTGATCGAGAACAACCAGTATGCCATGGGCACGTCGGTCAACCGCGCGTCGTCCGAGGACCAGCTCTACAAGCGTGGCGAGAGCTTCCGCATCCCCGGCATCCAGGTCGATGGCATGGACGTGCTCGCCTGCCGCGGTGCGGCGGAGGAAGCGCTTGCCTGGGTGCGCGGCGGCAAGGGGCCGATCATCCTCGAGATGAAGACCTATCGCTATCGCGGCCACTCGATGTCGGACCCCGCCAAATATCGCAGCCGCGACGAGGTGCAGTCGGTCCGCGACAAGTCCGACCCGATCGAGGCGGCGAAGCGCGAGCTGGAGAAGCTGGGCGTGACCGAAGCGGACCTGAAGCCGCTGGAGCAGGAAATCCGCAAGGTGGTCGGCGAAGCCGCCGACTTTGCCGAGAACGCACCCGAGCCCGAGACGGGCGAGCTGTACACCGAAGTGCTGGTGGAGACGTACTGA
- a CDS encoding pyruvate dehydrogenase complex E1 component subunit beta: protein MAIELKMPALSPTMEEGTLAKWLVKEGDTVKAGDIMAEIETDKATMEFEAVDEGTIAKITVAEGTDNVKVGTVIALLAEEGEDAGSVEAPAAAAPAETKDDTAKADAKADEAKKDDKVEDSAHPAQEKVETGARQLFDAASNEGEALPEVPEGTEMVKQTVREALRDAMAEEMRADDRVFVMGEEVAEYQGAYKVTQGLLEEFGAKRVIDTPITEYGFAGIGTGAAMGGLRPIVEFMTFNFAMQAIDHIINSAAKTNYMSGGQMRCPIVFRGPNGAASRVGAQHSQNYGPWYASVPGLIVIAPYDAADAKGLLKAAIKSEDPVVFLENELMYGRSFEVPKLDDFVLPIGKARIMRPGKDVTLVSYSIGVGVSLEAAEKLAAEGIDAEVIDLRTLRPLDTATVLKSLKKTNRMVVVEEGWPTCSIASEIVAVAMEQGFDDLDAPVLRVTNEDVPLPYAANLEKLALVDAAKVIEAVKKVTYKG, encoded by the coding sequence ATGGCGATCGAACTGAAGATGCCGGCACTGTCGCCCACGATGGAAGAGGGCACGCTGGCCAAGTGGCTGGTGAAGGAAGGCGACACCGTCAAGGCCGGCGACATCATGGCCGAGATCGAGACCGACAAGGCGACGATGGAGTTCGAGGCCGTCGACGAGGGGACGATCGCCAAGATCACCGTCGCCGAGGGCACCGACAATGTGAAGGTCGGCACGGTTATCGCGCTGCTCGCCGAAGAGGGTGAGGACGCCGGCAGCGTCGAGGCGCCCGCCGCTGCCGCGCCGGCCGAGACCAAGGACGACACCGCCAAGGCTGACGCGAAGGCGGACGAGGCCAAGAAGGACGACAAGGTCGAGGATTCGGCGCACCCGGCGCAGGAGAAGGTCGAGACCGGCGCCCGTCAGCTGTTCGACGCCGCCTCCAACGAGGGCGAGGCGCTGCCCGAGGTTCCGGAAGGGACCGAAATGGTCAAGCAGACCGTCCGCGAGGCGCTTCGCGACGCGATGGCCGAAGAGATGCGCGCCGACGACCGCGTGTTCGTGATGGGCGAGGAAGTCGCCGAATATCAGGGCGCGTACAAGGTCACGCAGGGCCTTCTGGAAGAGTTCGGTGCCAAGCGCGTCATCGACACGCCGATTACCGAATATGGCTTTGCCGGCATCGGCACGGGCGCGGCGATGGGCGGCCTCCGTCCGATCGTCGAGTTCATGACGTTCAACTTCGCGATGCAGGCGATCGACCACATCATCAATTCGGCTGCGAAGACCAACTACATGTCGGGTGGCCAGATGCGCTGTCCGATCGTGTTCCGCGGTCCCAACGGCGCGGCCAGCCGCGTCGGCGCGCAGCACTCGCAGAACTACGGCCCGTGGTACGCCAGCGTCCCCGGCCTGATCGTCATCGCGCCGTATGACGCGGCCGATGCCAAGGGCCTTCTGAAGGCCGCGATCAAGAGCGAGGACCCGGTCGTGTTCCTCGAGAACGAGCTGATGTACGGTCGCAGCTTCGAGGTGCCGAAGCTCGACGACTTCGTCCTGCCGATCGGCAAGGCGCGGATCATGCGGCCGGGCAAGGACGTGACGCTGGTCAGCTATTCGATCGGCGTTGGCGTCAGCCTGGAAGCCGCCGAGAAGCTGGCGGCCGAAGGGATCGACGCGGAGGTCATCGACCTGCGCACGCTGCGCCCGCTCGATACGGCAACGGTGCTCAAGAGCCTGAAGAAGACCAATCGCATGGTGGTGGTCGAGGAAGGCTGGCCCACCTGTTCGATCGCCAGCGAAATCGTCGCGGTGGCGATGGAGCAGGGCTTCGACGACCTCGACGCGCCGGTGCTGCGCGTGACCAACGAGGACGTGCCGCTTCCCTATGCCGCAAACCTCGAAAAGCTGGCGCTGGTCGACGCCGCCAAGGTTATCGAGGCGGTGAAGAAGGTCACGTACAAGGGCTGA
- a CDS encoding cell wall hydrolase, which translates to MNQMLTPTPPVTRRLLPEGPARLPLTIVLLVTALAAILLPLLIVANAPRIVPVERKVAKVRPAQRVIPPAELPPVEPAVFVAVDPADARAYNASIPFSTAPLLPARPFRITGDEASIARATDCLTAGVLYEAGDDPVGQKAVAQVILNRVRHPAFPKSVCAVVFQGAERRTGCQFTFTCDGALARRYSQVAWDRARGVAAAALAGSVEKAVGTATHYHTDWVVPYWSASLDKISEVHTHLFFRWTGWWGTPPAFRGRYTGAEPLVAKLKGIAPAHSAAGDLIAPAEGTLAAAAIPAEAMPAPIAADANSFLVTLDPRLGTADYPAFAARVCGDRPYCKLMAWTDRADTPAALPADPRQTERMAFSYLRDRARGFEKALWNCERYERPDLGQCMKSQVFLSSPDRSDDLKLDMLPGGGLRSALGVGGGAKEAPAELSGVRRKSGTLAPPAPVVAPPVRRTMGPEVPKGS; encoded by the coding sequence ATGAACCAGATGCTTACCCCCACCCCGCCAGTGACGCGGCGCCTGTTGCCCGAGGGACCGGCCCGCCTGCCGCTCACGATCGTGCTCCTGGTGACGGCGCTCGCCGCGATCCTGCTGCCGCTGCTGATCGTCGCCAACGCGCCGCGCATCGTGCCCGTCGAGCGCAAGGTCGCGAAGGTGCGTCCCGCCCAGCGCGTCATCCCGCCTGCCGAGCTGCCGCCGGTCGAGCCCGCGGTGTTCGTCGCGGTCGATCCCGCCGACGCCCGCGCCTACAACGCGTCGATCCCGTTCTCGACCGCACCGCTGCTTCCCGCGCGCCCCTTCCGGATCACCGGCGACGAGGCGAGCATCGCGCGGGCGACCGACTGCCTGACCGCCGGCGTCCTCTACGAAGCGGGCGACGATCCGGTCGGGCAAAAGGCGGTGGCCCAGGTCATCCTCAACCGCGTCCGCCATCCCGCCTTTCCCAAGAGCGTGTGCGCCGTCGTCTTCCAGGGGGCGGAGCGGCGCACCGGTTGCCAGTTCACCTTCACCTGCGACGGTGCGCTCGCCCGCCGATACTCGCAAGTCGCCTGGGATCGCGCGCGCGGGGTCGCCGCGGCGGCGCTGGCGGGATCGGTCGAGAAGGCGGTGGGGACCGCCACTCACTATCACACCGATTGGGTGGTCCCTTACTGGTCGGCGAGCCTCGACAAGATCAGCGAGGTGCACACGCACCTGTTCTTCCGCTGGACCGGCTGGTGGGGCACGCCCCCTGCGTTTCGCGGCCGCTATACGGGCGCCGAGCCGTTGGTCGCCAAGCTGAAGGGCATCGCCCCCGCGCACAGCGCCGCGGGCGACCTGATCGCGCCGGCGGAGGGCACGCTGGCGGCGGCGGCGATCCCGGCCGAGGCGATGCCGGCGCCGATCGCCGCCGATGCCAACAGCTTCCTCGTGACACTCGACCCCCGGCTCGGCACTGCCGATTATCCCGCCTTCGCCGCGCGTGTCTGCGGCGACCGGCCTTATTGCAAGCTGATGGCGTGGACCGACCGCGCCGACACGCCCGCCGCGCTCCCCGCCGATCCGCGTCAGACCGAGCGGATGGCGTTCAGCTATCTCCGCGACCGCGCTCGCGGGTTCGAGAAGGCGCTGTGGAATTGCGAGCGGTACGAGCGGCCCGACCTCGGCCAGTGCATGAAGTCGCAGGTCTTCCTGTCGAGCCCCGACAGGTCTGACGACCTCAAGCTCGACATGCTCCCCGGCGGCGGCCTCCGCTCGGCACTCGGCGTCGGCGGGGGTGCGAAGGAAGCACCGGCCGAACTCAGCGGCGTGCGCCGCAAGAGCGGGACGCTCGCGCCGCCGGCGCCGGTCGTGGCGCCGCCCGTGCGGCGGACGATGGGGCCGGAAGTGCCGAAGGGATCCTAA
- the cysK gene encoding cysteine synthase A produces the protein MKAETILATIGNTPHVRVQRLFGTAEVWIKSERSNPGGSIKDRIALAMIEAAERDGKLQPGGTIVEPTSGNTGVGLAMVAAVKGYKLVLVMPESMSIERRRLMLAYGATFDLTPREKGMKGAIERALEIVEATPGAWMPQQFENPANVDVHVRTTAQEILNDFREEPLDAIITGVGTGGHITGVAEELKKAWPDLKVYAVEPELSPVISGGQPGPHPIQGIGAGFVPANLHTQAIDGVIQVSADAAKDMARRSASEEGMLVGISSGATLAAIAKKLPELPAGSRVLGFNYDTGERYLSVPDFLPEQ, from the coding sequence ATGAAGGCAGAGACGATCCTGGCCACCATCGGCAACACCCCCCATGTCCGCGTCCAGCGGCTGTTCGGCACGGCCGAGGTGTGGATCAAGTCTGAGCGGTCGAACCCCGGCGGCTCGATCAAGGACCGCATCGCGCTGGCGATGATCGAGGCGGCCGAGCGCGACGGCAAGCTCCAGCCCGGCGGCACGATCGTCGAGCCGACCAGCGGCAACACCGGCGTCGGTCTGGCGATGGTCGCGGCGGTCAAGGGCTACAAGCTCGTCCTCGTCATGCCGGAAAGTATGTCGATCGAGCGCCGCCGCCTGATGCTCGCTTACGGTGCGACCTTCGATCTCACGCCCCGCGAAAAGGGCATGAAGGGCGCGATCGAACGCGCGCTCGAGATCGTCGAGGCGACGCCGGGCGCGTGGATGCCGCAGCAGTTCGAGAACCCGGCCAATGTCGACGTCCATGTCCGTACGACCGCGCAGGAGATCCTGAACGACTTCCGTGAAGAGCCGCTCGACGCGATCATCACCGGCGTCGGCACCGGCGGCCACATCACCGGCGTTGCCGAGGAATTGAAGAAGGCCTGGCCCGACCTCAAGGTCTATGCGGTCGAGCCCGAGCTCTCGCCGGTGATCTCGGGCGGCCAGCCCGGCCCGCACCCGATCCAGGGCATCGGCGCGGGCTTCGTCCCCGCCAACCTCCACACCCAGGCGATCGACGGCGTGATCCAGGTGTCCGCCGACGCCGCCAAGGACATGGCTCGCCGCTCGGCAAGTGAAGAGGGCATGCTCGTCGGCATCTCGTCCGGCGCGACGCTGGCGGCGATCGCCAAGAAGCTGCCCGAACTGCCCGCGGGCAGCCGCGTGCTCGGCTTCAACTACGACACCGGCGAGCGGTATCTGTCGGTGCCGGATTTCCTGCCCGAACAGTAA
- a CDS encoding MFS transporter, which produces MSAPHPFAISSFRAFWVARLASTLGQMAMVIVIGWQVYDIARETMGIQAAAFQLGLIGVAQFVPLLLLSLVTGWTADRLDRRWIARASVGLEAGCAAILAWLTYTNAITLPALFAVAALLGVARAFASPALQALAPNLVPAASLPTAIALSSLAWQSGSIVGPAMGGYLYAWASWGAYAASAGLFGLAFVCLLFIRPIPRAKITGASNPWAQMVDGLHYVRRNRLVLGAISLDLFAVLLGGATAMLPIYARDILMVGAEGLGHLRAAPAVGAVAVGAWFAWRPLKTNVGGKMLAAVIGFGAATVVFGLAAPVLVPILGPSAVGSDFAPAVALSLVALVVVGATDMVSVYVRQSLIQLYTPDEMRGRVGAVSTLFVSGSNELGEARSGFLAAAMGPVLAVAGGGALAILVTMFWDKLFPELRAARSFDPPKTLEYPPLEEKMA; this is translated from the coding sequence ATGTCCGCACCCCATCCGTTCGCCATCTCCAGCTTCCGCGCCTTCTGGGTCGCGCGTCTCGCCTCGACGCTGGGACAGATGGCGATGGTGATCGTCATCGGCTGGCAGGTCTATGACATCGCGCGAGAGACGATGGGCATCCAGGCCGCCGCGTTCCAGCTCGGGCTGATCGGAGTCGCGCAATTCGTGCCGCTGCTGCTGCTCAGCCTCGTCACCGGCTGGACCGCCGACCGGCTCGACCGCCGCTGGATCGCGCGCGCGTCGGTGGGGCTCGAGGCGGGGTGCGCCGCGATCCTCGCCTGGCTGACCTATACCAACGCGATCACCCTGCCCGCGCTGTTCGCGGTCGCCGCGCTGCTCGGCGTCGCGCGAGCCTTCGCCAGCCCGGCGCTTCAGGCGCTCGCCCCCAATCTCGTCCCCGCCGCTTCGCTGCCGACCGCGATCGCGCTCTCGTCACTCGCATGGCAGTCGGGGTCGATCGTCGGCCCGGCGATGGGCGGCTATCTCTATGCCTGGGCAAGCTGGGGCGCCTATGCCGCCTCCGCCGGCCTGTTCGGCCTCGCCTTCGTCTGCCTCCTCTTCATCCGGCCGATCCCGCGTGCGAAGATCACCGGCGCCAGCAATCCCTGGGCGCAGATGGTAGACGGGCTTCATTACGTCCGTCGCAACCGGCTCGTCCTCGGCGCGATCAGCCTCGACCTGTTCGCAGTGCTGCTCGGCGGCGCGACCGCGATGCTGCCCATCTATGCGCGAGACATCCTGATGGTGGGTGCCGAGGGGCTGGGTCATCTGCGCGCTGCGCCGGCGGTCGGTGCGGTTGCGGTTGGTGCGTGGTTTGCGTGGCGCCCGCTCAAGACCAATGTCGGGGGCAAGATGCTGGCCGCGGTGATCGGCTTCGGTGCCGCCACCGTCGTGTTCGGGCTGGCCGCGCCGGTGCTTGTGCCGATCCTCGGACCCTCAGCTGTCGGCAGCGACTTCGCGCCTGCGGTCGCATTGTCGCTCGTGGCGTTGGTCGTGGTCGGCGCGACCGACATGGTTTCGGTCTATGTCCGTCAGTCGCTGATCCAGCTCTATACCCCCGACGAAATGCGCGGCCGCGTTGGCGCGGTCTCCACCCTGTTCGTCTCGGGCTCGAACGAATTGGGCGAGGCACGTTCCGGCTTCCTGGCCGCGGCGATGGGTCCGGTGCTGGCCGTCGCGGGCGGCGGCGCGCTCGCGATCCTCGTCACGATGTTCTGGGACAAGCTCTTTCCTGAACTTCGCGCCGCGCGAAGCTTTGATCCCCCCAAGACACTCGAATACCCCCCGCTCGAGGAGAAGATGGCATGA
- a CDS encoding MmcQ/YjbR family DNA-binding protein → MTRLSPDRDATLARVREIALALPAAVEKLSHGSPGFHVEKGKFFAYFWHDHHGDGETSVMVRTTGTDEQAMLIERDPDFYYRPAYLGPSGWVAMRVGAPDTDWERVGDRIAISWELAAPRRLLEMGGR, encoded by the coding sequence ATGACCCGCCTCAGCCCCGATCGCGACGCCACCCTCGCCCGCGTCCGCGAGATCGCGCTCGCCCTTCCCGCCGCGGTCGAGAAGCTCAGCCACGGCTCGCCCGGCTTCCATGTCGAGAAGGGCAAGTTCTTCGCCTATTTCTGGCACGATCATCATGGCGACGGCGAAACGTCGGTGATGGTCCGCACCACCGGCACCGACGAACAGGCGATGCTGATCGAGCGCGATCCCGACTTCTACTATCGCCCGGCCTATCTCGGACCCTCCGGCTGGGTGGCGATGCGCGTCGGCGCGCCGGACACCGATTGGGAGCGCGTCGGCGACCGGATCGCGATCAGCTGGGAACTCGCCGCCCCTCGCCGCCTCCTTGAGATGGGCGGGCGATAG